A genomic region of Xyrauchen texanus isolate HMW12.3.18 chromosome 29, RBS_HiC_50CHRs, whole genome shotgun sequence contains the following coding sequences:
- the LOC127622896 gene encoding protein phosphatase 1 regulatory subunit 15B-like: MERSGTERTALRRFGDSGMMLLPWTKQILCVVWDHLRLLVQIICCTFMTVFQMFRFEVHLRITNETGQHIQHMTSGSGDPSDSFLLSSLFETNKNMVVGSSGSLSKFARDPFDVSSHSRAVLSSLVNDELCCSLVDDFVSHATECLTDSEDLYIGDHSMWKHGYDWSVLGGSERKCGESRCSPVSFAACVSGFSAKEIGKPEKPINDPSSCRSSIEDVQGPGQLKSVGQFSDSEFSWGSTDSSCLEGERDESDRLWELLTSSSDPYHPLRFTACLSSAVTEKSKAEVVSQPVKKSESPTASQSTASTGSDSSKPGSEDEEEEALWRSLSQNHDPYHPLNFRATLQSSPATPTALKHCSGPPSQNMQSSAVRNLKSSRCTKPPVLQRNVARHCCHTFSVNTLSVVPWRRHAGQTAKRCNQSKCPTLKKVKFSPIVQVHKMQAWSFALHASRKGLWEELARDRDRFRKRISETEKAIGYCFSPQHREKLWAYKDSIQMK; this comes from the exons ATGGAGAGGAGCGGAACAGAGCGGACAGCGCTGCGGCGCTTCGGGGACAGCGGGATGATGCTGCTGCCCTGGACCAAACAGATACTGTGTGTGGTGTGGGACCACTTACGACTGCTGGTCCAGATCATCTGCTGCACTTTTATGACGG TTTTCCAGATGTTCAGGTTTGAAGTCCATCTGAGAATTACAAACGAGACAGGGCAACACATTCAGCATATGACAAGTGGGTCAGGGGACCCCTCTGACAGTTTCCTGCTCTCCTCTTTGTTTGAAACCAACAAAAACATGGTGGTCGGCAGTTCTGGTTCGCTTTCAAAATTTGCCAGGGACCCCTTTGACGTAAGCTCTCATTCCAGGGCCGTCCTATCCAGTCTGGTCAACGATGAGCTCTGCTGCTCTTTGGTGGATGACTTTGTGTCCCACGCAACAGAGTGTCTCACAGACAGTGAAGACCTCTACATTGGAGATCACTCCATGTGGAAACATGGATATGACTGGAGTGTATTAGGAGGTTCGGAGAGGAAATGCGGAGAGAGCAGGTGCTCTCCAGTGTCTTTCGCTGCATGTGTGTCAGGATTTTCAGCAAAGGAGATTGGAAAGCCAGAGAAACCCATCAATGATCCTAGCTCATGTAGATCATCTATAGAGGATGTTCAAGGACCAGGTCAATTGAAGTCAGTAGGTCAATTTTCAGACAGTGAGTTCAGCTGGGGTAGCACAGACAGTTCCTGCTtagaaggagagagagatgaaagtgACAGACTCTGGGAGCTTCTGACCAGCTCTTCGGATCCATATCACCCCCTGCGCTTTACTGCATGTTTGTCCAGTGCCGTTACAGAAAAAAGCAAAGCAGAAGTTGTTTCACAGCCAGTTAAAAAGTCTGAAAGTCCCACTGCGTCGCAGTCCACTGCATCTACAGGCTCTGACTCTTCAAAACCAGGTTCtgaagatgaagaagaagaagCCTTATGGAGGTCCCTCTCTCAGAATCATGACCCCTATCACCCACTGAATTTCAGAGCCACTCTTCAGAGCTCACCTGCTACCCCGACAGCTTTGAAGCACTGTTCTGGTCCACCCAGCCAAAACATGCAAAGTTCGGCAGTCAGAAACTTAAAATCTTCAAGGTGCACAAAGCCCCCTGTACTGCAAAGGAATGTTGCTCGCCATTGCTGCCACACATTTTCTGTCAATACATTATCTGTGGTGCCATGGAGAAGGCATGCTGGTCAGACAGCTAAACGGTGCAACCAGAGTAAATGTCCTACTTTGAAGAAG GTCAAATTTTCTCCCATTGTGCAAGTTCATAAGATGCAAGCTTGGTCATTTGCCCTTCATGCATCTCGTAAGGGACTGTGGGAGGAGCTCGCCCGGGATAGAGACCGCTTCCGAAAAAGAATCAGTGAGACTGAGAAGGCCATTGGCTATTGTTTTAGTCCACAACACAGGGAAAAGCTTTGGGCTTATAAGGACAGCATACAGATGAAGTAA